The following proteins are co-located in the Vigna angularis cultivar LongXiaoDou No.4 chromosome 2, ASM1680809v1, whole genome shotgun sequence genome:
- the LOC108347989 gene encoding transcription factor EMB1444: MGNNLHQVLRSLCFNTHWNYAIFWKLKHRARMILTWEDAYYNNPDDYDSSENKHCQKILEQIGYGKFSHNALGLAVAKMSYHAYSLGEGIVGQVAVTGKHRWICADNQVAGSGLSFEFADGWQSQFSAGIRTIAVVAVASLGVVQLGSLNKVIEDMGFVAHIRNLFQNFSMAQCPSQIQGSLKSSLSQLDISKENLSSDVVPTGFYNAQKSMKSETADVLMSLQCSGRNYALHSACQKMSDNVAKKKGPELYSDESSILLQSISNMMNVEHHDFEEMKPLYGRKCEEGSSGCKDVRFESENNVSSFLSDFITDNDLICPSEKVRVDSACFPSAFLDTVVCETDKLHCVDNNQKGVLNFTQPSDANSQHVEKSKFRTEPSYNDMSNVLNFPAGCELHEALGPSFLKGSKNFDWAAQFNQDMKTVEMSDEISTSQLTSESRPEHLLEALVANICHSNNDVNSELSFCTSMQSAMASGKNHEASTHNVYAINSEGYSIDQFSLVKEDKHHSLSSSSGICGVMSSKGVSSTFPSSSSGQLERSSEPSKNSKKRARPGESCRPRPRDRQLIQDRIKELRELVPNGAKCSIDSLLERAIKHMLFLQSITKHADKLTDFGDTKSKLHHMEADILGSSSYEQGSSWAMEVGGHLKVHSILVENLSKNGQMLVEMLCEECSHFLEIAEAIRSLGLTILKGGTKVHGEKIWICFVVEGQNNRNVHRLDILWPLVQILQSKSTVYSQ, encoded by the exons ATGGGTAACAACTTGCACCAAGTACTCAGAAGCCTCTGTTTTAATACTCACTGGAACTACGCCATCTTTTGGAAGCTCAAACATCGTGCTCGAAT GATCTTGACATGGGAGGACGCATACTATAACAATCCTGATGATTATGACTCTTCAGAAAATAAGCACTGCCAGAAGATCTTGGAACAGATTGGTTATGGGAAATTTTCGCACAACGCATTAGGGTTAGCAGTGGCTAAGATGTCATATCATGCATATTCATTAGGAGAAGG TATTGTTGGACAGGTTGCTGTAACAGGAAAGCATAGGTGGATCTGTGCAGATAATCAGGTTGCAGGTTCTGGCTTGTCTTTTGAG TTTGCTGATGGGTGGCAGTCTCAGTTTTCTGCTGGAATCAGG ACTATTGCTGTTGTTGCTGTAGCCTCACTTGGTGTTGTTCAGCTTGGTTCTCTCAATAAA GTGATTGAAGATATGGGGTTTGTAGCTCATATCAGAAATCTCTTTCAAAATTTCTCAATGGCCCAATGTCCTAGTCAAATACAGGGTAGTTTGAAGAGTTCTTTATCTCAG ttggatATATCGAAGGAAAATTTGTCTTCAGATGTTGTGCCGACTGGCTTTTACAATGCACAGAAATCTATGAAGAGTGAAACAGCAGATGTTTTAATGTCCCTTCAATGTTCTGGGAGGAACTATGCACTTCATTCTGCTTGTCAGAAAATGTCTGATAACGTGGCCAAGAAGAAGGGGCCTGAATTGTACAGTGATGAAAGTTCCATTTTGCTTCAGTCAATATCCAATATGATGAATGTGGAGCATCATGATTTTGAAGAGATGAAACCTCTTTATGGGAGGAAGTGTGAAGAAGGAAGTAGTGGTTGTAAAGATGTGAGGTTTGAATCAGAAAACAATGTTTCGTCATTTTTAAGTGACTTTATTACAGATAATGATTTAATATGTCCATCAGAAAAAGTCAGAGTTGATTCTGCATGTTTTCCCTCAGCTTTTCTTGATACAGTTGTTTGTGAAACTGATAAGTTGCATTGTGTGGATAATAACCAAAAAGGGGTGTTGAATTTCACCCAACCTTCAGATGCAAACTCCCAACATGTTGAAAAGTCAAAGTTTCGTACTGAGCCTTCTTACAATGATATGTCAAATGTGTTGAATTTCCCTGCTGGCTGTGAGCTACATGAAGCACTTGGACCATCTTTTCTGAAAGGGAGTAAAAATTTTGATTGGGCAGCGCAGTTTAATCAAGATATGAAAACTGTTGAAATGTCAGATGAGATTAGCACTAGCCAATTGACTTCTGAATCTCGTCCAGAGCATCTTTTGGAAGCACTGGTGGCCAACATTTGCCATAGTAATAATGATGTTAATAGTGAATTATCGTTTTGTACATCAATGCAATCTGCAATGGCCTCGGGAAAAAATCATGAAGCTTCTACTCACAATGTGTATGCTATTAATTCAGAAGGTTATTCAATAGATCAGTTCTCTCTTGTCAAAGAGGACAAACACCATTCCTTGAGTTCATCATCAGGGATATGTGGTGTGATGTCCTCCAAAGGTGTTTCATCTACATTCCCTAGTTCAAGTAGTGGACAACTTGAAAGGTCGTCTGAACCATCTAAGAACAGCAAAAAGAGGGCCAGGCCTGGGGAAAGTTGTAGGCCTCGGCCAAGGGACAGGCAATTAATCCAAGATCGTATTAAGGAGCTGAGAGAGTTGGTGCCAAATGGAGCAAAG TGCAGTATTGATTCCCTACTGGAGCGCGCCATAAAGCACATGCTCTTTCTCCAAAGCATAACTAAACATGCTGACAAGCTAACTGACTTTGGTGATACAAAGTCAAAG CTGCATCACATGGAAGCAGACATTCTTGGATCCTCTAGTTATGAGCAGGGCTCAAGCTGGGCAATGGAGGTAGGGGGTCATCTGAAAGTTCATTCAATATTAGTGGAGAATCTTAGCAAGAATGGACAGATGCTTGTTGAG ATGCTCTGTGAGGAGTGCAGCCATTTTCTTGAAATAGCAGAAGCCATAAGAAGTTTGGGTCTTACCATTTTGAAAGGTGGAACTAAAGTTCATGGTGAAAAGATATGGATATGCTTTGTTGTCGAG GGTCAAAACAACAGAAATGTACACAGATTGGATATCTTGTGGCCGCTTGTTCAAATACTGCAATCGAAGAGCACGGTGTATTCACAATAA
- the LOC108347949 gene encoding uncharacterized protein LOC108347949, translating into MAFSSFLGRVLFASVFILSAYQEFNAYGVDGGPAAKALRPKFDAFAQQVHSRVGFQLPDIDMKFLVAGAIALKGIGGIIFILGSSFGALLLLLHQLITTPILYDFYNYDSEDKEFIQLFIKFTQNMALFGALLFFVGMKNTIPRRQPKKKAPKTKTY; encoded by the exons ATGGCGTTCTCTTCGTTTCTCGGCAGAGTCCTCTTTGCGTCCGTTTTCATCCTCTCTGCTTACCAAGA ATTTAATGCTTATGGGGTTGATGGCGGACCCGCAGCAAAAGCACTGAGACCGAAGTTTGATGCATTTGCCCAACAAGTACATTCTAGAGTTGGATTTCAACTTCCGGATATCGAT ATGAAGTTTTTAGTTGCTGGGGCTATTGCTCTCAAGGGCATTGGAGGGATTATTTTCATACTTGGCAGCTCTTTTGGAGCTCTccttttg CTTTTGCACCAATTGATTACTACTCCTATACTGTATGATTTCTACAATTATGACAGCGAGGACAAAGAATTTATTCAACTTTTCATCAAATTTACTCAG AATATGGCCCTCTTCGGGGCTTTGTTGTTTTTCGTTGGGATGAAAAACACCATTCCTAGAAGGCAACCCAAGAAGAAGGCTCCCAAAACAAAAACTTATTAG